A region of Lycium barbarum isolate Lr01 chromosome 3, ASM1917538v2, whole genome shotgun sequence DNA encodes the following proteins:
- the LOC132630879 gene encoding uncharacterized protein LOC132630879, with amino-acid sequence MEEDPEEDPTELDEPMEEDPEEDPEWKSERNLVMEVDPEKSPEYTPAGYSEDEPEVQSEGRPIIHGIEEGPEYDPEAGWEIETDPEEEPEHDPGPPAYDGDDNDGPTWP; translated from the coding sequence ATGGAAGAGGATCCCGAAGAAGATCCGACAGAGCTAGATGAACCAATGGAAGAGGATCCGGAAGAAGATCCAGAGTGGAAATCAGAGCGTAATCTTGTAATGGAGGTAGACCCGGAGAAATCACCCGAGTACACTCCAGCAGGATATTCAGAGGATGAACCAGAGGTACAGTCCGAGGGCAGGCCTATAATACATGGTATAGAGGAGGGACCTGAGTATGACCCAGAGGCAGGTTGGGAGATAGAGACAGACCCAGAGGAAGAACCTGAGCATGACCCAGGGCCTCCAGCATATGATGGGGATGACAATGACGGCCCGACATGGCCCTAG